The genomic segment TCGATGAGATCGGCCGCCGTGGCGCCGGTCGCGCGCTCCAGCGCCAGGCCCAGCAGCGCGTAGCCCGCGTCGGAGTCGCGGTAGGCCACACCGGGCTCGGTCGTGCGGGGCTGTCCGAGGCCGAAGCTCGCGAGGTAGCGGGGATCCCAGCGCCGCTCCGGGTTGGTGAGCCACATGGAGTACAGCTGGCCGCCGTACGAGCCGATGCCCGAGGTGCCGTCGCACAGCTCGGCGAGGCTGATGTCATCGAGGTCCGGCACGCCGGCGACATACTGCGCGACGCTGTCGCCGAGCTCGACGGTCCCCTCCGCCGCCACCTGATACAGCACGTCGCACGTCATCGCCCGCGTGACCTTGCCCGCGCGGAAGACGTGGTCAGCCGAGACCTCGGCGCCGTCGTCCGGCCGCTGCGTGCCCAGACCGGTGACCCAGCTCCCGCTCCACGGCGCCCACACCCCCACGATGGCCCCGGAAGACCCGGTGGTCGTCATGGCGTGGGTGACGGCATCCGTCAACTGCTGCACGGTCTCATCCGAGAACGACGCGGTCGATTGCACCGGGCTGTCGTCGGCCTCGACCTCGCCCCCGAACGTGCAGCCGGTCAGGAGGAGCGCCGACATCAGGGCGCCGCCGATCACCGCGATGGCGCGGTGACCGCTGAAGCCCGTCCCCATGCTCACCCCCGATGATCTGCAATGAATTCAAACACACGCCCGCCGTCCTGCGGGCAGGGCGGTCCGTATGGTAGGAGCATGACCCACCTGTTCGACGAGGCTGCGCTGACGGGTGTGCTCAGCCACATGAACGCCGATCACGCGGGCGACAACCTGCTCATCGCCCGCGCGTTCGCGGGGGAATCCGGTGTGCAGCCGGCGACGATCACCTCGTCGACGATGACCGGATTCGACGGTGAGAAGGGCGTGTGGACCGCCTCGACGGAGGACGGTGGGACGTTGGAGATCGCCGTGCCGTGGCCGGGCGGGGCCATCTCGCAGCGCCCGGAGGTGCGCCGCGAGATCGTCGCGCTCTACGACGAGGCATGCCGCCGGCTGGGAGTGGATCCTCGACCGCATGCTTGGAGAAGTGGTTAGGTTCGCCTTACATTCAGTTACCATGAAGGTATGAGCGCCCCCATCCCGTTCTCCGCCGCACTGCGCGAGCGCTCGAGTCGCGCCCACTCGTCGAGCGAGACGGCCGGCTTCATGGCCGACCTCATGACGGGGGAGGGCACGCGCGACGACTACATCGCGCTGGTCGTCCAGCACTGGTTCATCTACGAGGCGCTCGAGCGCACCGCACGCCGGATGCGCAACGACCCCGTCGCGTCGGTGTTCATCACCGACCGGCTGACCCGGCTGCCGGCGCTCGAGGCCGACCTGGAGTTCCTCATCGGGCCCGACTGGCGCGACCGCGTCGAGCCGCTGCCGACGACCCGGCGCTACGTCGCCCGGATCAACGAGGTCGGCGCCACCTGGCCGGGCGGCTTCGTCGCACACCACTACACGCGGTACCTCGGCGACCTGTCGGGCGGGCAGTTCATCGGCCGGCTGATGTCGCGGCGCTTCGGCTTCGAGACGAACGGGATCGGCTTCTACGTGTTCGACGACATCGCCGATCCCAAGGCGTTCAAGGACGTCTATCGCGAGCAGCTCGACGCCGCGCCGTGGGATGCCGCCGAGCAGGAGCGCGTGATCGACGAGGTGCTGCTCGCCTACCGGTTCAACACTGAGCTCTTCGAGGACCTCGCCGCCGCGAAGGCCACCCAGGTCGCCTGACCCCGGCCTGCCCTTCCTTTCCCTTCCCCCTCGCTTCCCCAGCCTGCCCTTCCCCCCACCCCCCTCACTTCTCCGCGACTCGCCAAGACACGCCGGTCGGGCATCCTGTGGTCGGCGTGTCTTGGCGACTCGGAGCCACGCGCACACGCACGGGCGCGCGGGGCGGGGCGCGGGGCAGGGGCGCGGGGGGCGGGCTCGGGCGCGGGGACGGGGGCGGGAGGGGGGACAGCAGAGGGAAAGGGGGAACAGCAGCGGGGGCGGGGACAGCAGCGCGGGGGTCAGACCACGGCGGCGCCGCGCACCGCGTCGCGCATGAACCGCTGCACATCCGGGTCGACGCGGATGTCGCTCGGCCGCAGCGGCCGCGACAGGTAGAGGCCGTCCAGCGACGTCAGGCGCGACAGCGCCACGTACGTCTGCCCCGGCGCGAAGGCGCCCGAGCCGAGGTCGATGATCGCCCGGTCGTAGGTCTTGCCCTGCGACTTGTGGATGGTGACCGCCCACGCCAGGCGCAGCGGGAACTGCGTGAACTCGGCGACGATATCGCGCGTCAGCTGCTTCGACCCGGGGTCGTATGAGTAGCGGTACTTCTCCCACACCG from the Microbacterium atlanticum genome contains:
- a CDS encoding serine hydrolase domain-containing protein, coding for MGTGFSGHRAIAVIGGALMSALLLTGCTFGGEVEADDSPVQSTASFSDETVQQLTDAVTHAMTTTGSSGAIVGVWAPWSGSWVTGLGTQRPDDGAEVSADHVFRAGKVTRAMTCDVLYQVAAEGTVELGDSVAQYVAGVPDLDDISLAELCDGTSGIGSYGGQLYSMWLTNPERRWDPRYLASFGLGQPRTTEPGVAYRDSDAGYALLGLALERATGATAADLIERYVADPLGLEATALADLPESGVLEGGQAVANAEGVLDCSAPLNLTGVSSTTGFTDGGVVTDIEDLGRYVRALAAGDLVGDEDRFGEPVPIAPDAPTWLNADGGAIIAGSLIGQYGKAPGYLTAAFSDPASGLTVAVVLNSSTAPATISEYLAWELAAIASKTPAADGGTAPDAGLPWTAEQYHEAIAAAAVCAPPAA
- a CDS encoding DUF2470 domain-containing protein — encoded protein: MTHLFDEAALTGVLSHMNADHAGDNLLIARAFAGESGVQPATITSSTMTGFDGEKGVWTASTEDGGTLEIAVPWPGGAISQRPEVRREIVALYDEACRRLGVDPRPHAWRSG
- a CDS encoding heme oxygenase (biliverdin-producing) — translated: MSAPIPFSAALRERSSRAHSSSETAGFMADLMTGEGTRDDYIALVVQHWFIYEALERTARRMRNDPVASVFITDRLTRLPALEADLEFLIGPDWRDRVEPLPTTRRYVARINEVGATWPGGFVAHHYTRYLGDLSGGQFIGRLMSRRFGFETNGIGFYVFDDIADPKAFKDVYREQLDAAPWDAAEQERVIDEVLLAYRFNTELFEDLAAAKATQVA